CGCATTCCGCCAAACAATAAGCTGGAGGCATTAACAAGAGAGAGAAAAGGTCAATACAGCATAAGGATAAATGATCAGTATCGCATTTGCTTTATCTGGAGCAAATATGGACCAGACAAAGTAGAAATTACAGACTATCATTGAGATAAAAACAGGAGGCAAACAATGGTCAGGATACCAACACATAGAGAGCCAACACATCCGGGGGAAATGTTGCGCGAGGAGTTTCTTAATCCAATAGGCATTACACAGAGAGAATTGGCTGAAAAGATTCATGTGTCATATCAGCGGATTAATGAAATTATTAACAAACGTCGTGGGGTAACGCCGAGCACGGCATTACGACTTGCAAAGTTTTTCGGGGTTTCAGAAGACTTTTGGATGAACCTACAACTTAGATGGGATATATATAAAGCGAAATTAAATGAAGCAAAAGAATTAAAGACGATTAAACCATTAAGAATTAAAGAACCATTAGTACATTCATAAGGCCCAACAAGTCAGTGCATTGGAATGCTCACCAGCGGTGGCAAGTTGGGATGTGATTGTTCCAAGATTTGCAAATTACTTTAAAGGCATATAAAATAATCAATTAGAGTTGCATATATTTATAAAAAGTGAAAACGCAAAGAACTTTGTTGAAGTAACTAACATATCAAGTCATGGCATAAGGTTATTAACCAGGGATAAAGAACTATTTCTATCTTATAATGATTTCCCCTGGTTTAAAGATGTATCTGTAAAGAAGATATTAAAAGTTGAAGAGGTCATGCCTGGTCATTTCTCTTGGCCTGACTTGGATATTGAGCTAAGTTTAGAAG
Above is a window of bacterium BMS3Abin08 DNA encoding:
- the ybaQ_2 gene encoding putative HTH-type transcriptional regulator YbaQ, which gives rise to MVRIPTHREPTHPGEMLREEFLNPIGITQRELAEKIHVSYQRINEIINKRRGVTPSTALRLAKFFGVSEDFWMNLQLRWDIYKAKLNEAKELKTIKPLRIKEPLVHS